The Propionibacterium freudenreichii subsp. freudenreichii genome contains a region encoding:
- a CDS encoding DUF7455 domain-containing protein, with translation MTVMDNTQLTAADRCDRCGAQAHLRVRLANGGVLLFCAHHARAHAEKIKQVAVKLEGDVSLVN, from the coding sequence ATGACAGTGATGGACAACACCCAGTTGACCGCGGCCGATCGTTGCGACCGCTGTGGCGCCCAGGCACACCTTCGGGTCCGCTTGGCCAACGGTGGCGTGCTCCTCTTCTGCGCCCACCACGCCCGCGCCCATGCCGAGAAGATCAAGCAGGTTGCGGTGAAGCTCGAAGGCGATGTGAGCCTGGTCAACTGA
- a CDS encoding DNA gyrase/topoisomerase IV subunit B codes for MPDSQSTAKKSAPGKAAQAGREYEAKNLLVLEGLEAVRKRPAMYIGSTDTRGLMHCLWEIIDNAVDEALAGFGRHIDVRLNADGSIHVADAGRGIPVDIEPRTHLTGVEVVFTKLHAGGKFGAGSYTATGGLHGVGASVVNALSSRLDVEVDRNGHTWAMSFQRGKPGVFDGPGPSAGFTPGSGLRKTGRTAKGVTGTRVTYWPDRQIFLKQAQLSAEQLLDRARQTSFLVPGLRITVNDDRGEEPVETTFQHEGGISEFVDFLSVGEPITDVLRLQGSDHFVETVPELDENGAMTPTDVDRRLDVDVAVRWSNNFDTVERSFVNIIATPKGGTHVQGFERGLVRAFAAGLEGTRLLKSGEEVIKDDVLEGMTAVVTVRLPEPQFEGQTKEVLGTPPVTRLVARIVESELTEFLKSTKAATRAQARLVMEKAVNASRTRLAARAHRENQRRKNALESSSMPPKLKDCRNADGERSELFIVEGDSALGTALRARNSEFQALLPIRGKILNVQKASVGDMLKNAECASIIQVVGAGSGKTFDVDQARYGKIIFMADADSDGAHIRCLLATLFFRYMRPMVEAGRIFSAVPPLHRFELTNPKKGMEKYIYTYSDPEYQRKAAELTKKGIHFKEPQRYKGLGEMDADQLADTTMNPRHRLLRRITVDDAAGAADVFELLMGNNVAPRKEFIVEGAYQLDEDRIDV; via the coding sequence GTGCCAGATTCCCAGTCCACCGCAAAGAAGTCAGCCCCGGGCAAGGCCGCGCAGGCCGGGCGTGAATACGAGGCCAAGAACCTGCTCGTGCTGGAGGGGCTCGAGGCCGTCCGCAAGCGTCCCGCGATGTACATCGGTTCGACCGACACCCGGGGGCTGATGCATTGCCTGTGGGAGATCATCGACAATGCGGTCGATGAGGCGCTGGCAGGCTTTGGGCGCCACATCGATGTGCGGCTCAACGCCGATGGCTCGATCCACGTGGCTGACGCGGGGCGCGGCATCCCGGTGGACATCGAGCCACGCACCCACCTCACCGGGGTCGAGGTGGTCTTCACCAAGCTGCACGCCGGTGGCAAGTTCGGTGCGGGCAGCTACACGGCCACCGGTGGCCTGCATGGCGTGGGAGCGTCGGTGGTCAATGCCCTGAGCTCCCGCCTGGACGTGGAGGTCGATCGCAACGGCCACACCTGGGCGATGAGCTTCCAACGGGGCAAGCCGGGTGTCTTCGACGGGCCCGGGCCCTCGGCGGGGTTCACCCCCGGGTCCGGCCTGCGCAAGACGGGTAGGACTGCCAAGGGCGTGACGGGCACGCGGGTGACCTACTGGCCCGACCGCCAGATCTTCCTGAAGCAGGCCCAGCTGTCGGCCGAGCAGTTGCTCGATCGGGCCCGGCAGACCAGCTTCCTCGTGCCGGGGCTGCGCATCACGGTGAACGACGACCGCGGCGAGGAGCCCGTGGAGACCACCTTCCAGCATGAGGGCGGAATCAGCGAGTTCGTGGACTTCCTGTCCGTCGGCGAACCCATCACCGACGTCCTGCGGTTGCAGGGCAGCGACCACTTCGTGGAGACCGTCCCGGAGCTCGACGAGAACGGCGCGATGACCCCCACCGATGTCGACCGTCGCCTCGACGTGGATGTTGCCGTGCGCTGGTCGAACAACTTCGACACCGTCGAACGCTCCTTCGTGAACATCATCGCGACGCCCAAGGGCGGCACCCACGTCCAGGGCTTCGAGCGAGGCCTGGTGCGGGCCTTCGCCGCCGGACTGGAGGGAACCCGGCTGCTCAAGAGCGGCGAGGAGGTCATCAAGGATGACGTACTCGAGGGGATGACCGCGGTGGTCACCGTGCGACTGCCCGAGCCCCAGTTCGAGGGCCAGACCAAGGAGGTGCTCGGCACCCCGCCGGTCACCCGATTGGTGGCCAGGATCGTCGAGTCCGAACTCACCGAGTTCCTGAAGTCCACCAAGGCCGCCACCCGGGCGCAGGCCCGGTTGGTGATGGAGAAGGCCGTCAACGCCTCGCGGACGCGTCTGGCCGCCAGGGCCCATCGGGAGAACCAGCGCCGCAAGAACGCGCTGGAATCATCGTCGATGCCCCCCAAGCTGAAGGATTGCCGCAATGCCGATGGGGAGCGCTCCGAGCTGTTCATCGTCGAGGGTGATTCCGCCCTGGGCACCGCGCTGCGGGCCCGCAATTCGGAGTTCCAGGCGCTGCTGCCGATCCGCGGCAAGATCCTCAACGTGCAGAAGGCCTCGGTTGGCGACATGCTCAAGAACGCCGAGTGTGCCTCGATCATCCAGGTGGTGGGGGCGGGGTCGGGCAAGACCTTCGACGTGGATCAGGCCCGCTACGGCAAGATCATCTTCATGGCCGACGCCGACTCCGACGGGGCCCATATCCGGTGCCTGCTGGCGACCTTGTTCTTCCGCTACATGCGGCCGATGGTGGAGGCGGGGAGGATATTCAGTGCCGTCCCGCCGCTGCACCGCTTCGAGCTGACGAACCCGAAGAAGGGGATGGAGAAGTACATCTACACCTACTCCGATCCCGAATACCAGCGCAAGGCCGCCGAGCTGACCAAGAAGGGCATCCACTTCAAGGAGCCCCAGCGCTACAAGGGCCTCGGTGAGATGGATGCCGACCAGCTGGCCGACACCACCATGAATCCCCGCCACCGCCTGCTGCGGCGCATCACCGTGGACGACGCGGCCGGTGCCGCCGATGTCTTCGAATTGCTCATGGGCAACAATGTCGCGCCCCGCAAGGAGTTCATCGTCGAGGGTGCCTATCAGCTCGACGAGGACCGCATCGACGTGTGA